The nucleotide window ATCCAAGCTTCAAGTTAGATGCTTTAAGCAAAGCAAAAATGGATTTTCATATACCTAATAGGTGAGACGTTGCCGCAAGAACTTAACGTTTTCAAAGAGAGTTAGCCTTAGCGTTTTGGTCTTCGCGTGTGCTTCTTTTAATTCTCATCCTTATCTGAGAAACCATAAAAGAAGTCGGATTAGATCAGAATCGAAACATAAAGCAATAGATCGAGCATCCACTTTCTCACCTATAGCTCGGACTTGGAATTGAAGGAAGGAAGTGTTAAGTTGAGGGAGTGAGTCGGTGAGACAACCCAATGAGGAAGCCATCCTCGTCGTCCCTGCTTTCCTTATCAGTCAACGTCCAGCTATCGGATCAGCAAGAAGAAGGTGCGAAGTCACCGTTGATGGAGTTCGTAAAACAGAGACTAAAACCGATTGAATGCAAAAGAGTGGAATCATTGGTGTGAATCACGTTATGGTAGCTTTAATGTGGTGTGAATGACTGAAGCAAGCGTTACGCTTCGGAGCCGGTGTCATCTGAAAGGTTACGGTGGCTCAGGGGCTCTGTTTCGCATCTCTCTATCAGAATAGCGgagaaaacttaaaaatatggGCCTGTGTGCAAAATACTCTAAGAATCCAATAGGCCCAGAAAACATGAAAACTCAGACATACAAATACGTTCGATGATTAATGTTTAATAGACTGACACGTGGCGCAAAACGCCCCTCTGGTCTCCAGAGTGACGTGGCAGCAGGAGCAGACAGATAATCTAACTTTATTGTATAAGATAACTAGAGATGGATCCGCGCACCATACGGGtattggtttttatatttttatacattaaaatttgtttttcataattaatgttatatattttagatgagtcgtgatataactaattgtattcaaaaaacCTGAATCGAATTGGATAATATAGTTATTTTCGGTACAAATATTTGAATTCATTTCAGATACATTTgtcatttagatatttttaggttcttATACATTAGAACACAACTAATCTTGACCTAAAAGGATCCAACTCAAAacccacacataaatttataatattcaagtagagcctaattaaaaaataataataatgatatcCAAAAAAATAACTCATACCTAAATGGATAACCAATGTTCATGCCTAAgtaattttataaactattaaaaatgactatttttATGTGTTTGGTTAAATTAAGTGAACTAGAAAGAGCTTCTATTTAGTAGAATAATTATATGAAGTGAAAAATTAAGCGAGaataaatgtaatacatttttatgattttaatttaagttattattttattcacaaaaacatgtctttaaattatgtttttggctacgcAATTTTCCACCGATtgacactaaaatataaaaaaagttttagtaaaataaaCTAAACCGAACGTTTAACCACATGCAAAACCctgttattttgtattttttattttacaattggcacaaagttaatgttgattaactaataaataaaataatagcataattatctagtattaaaaagaaaaatttcaaCTAACTAAAGTACATGTATGTGAGTAGAAATAAACCGAAAACGATAAACCGGGTTTCGGTCTGGTAAGGATGGTGAAGAAGTCGAtacaatgtttaaaaaaattaataaataattttttgtactattattatcgaaatataattaatgatgtgatgcaTTGTTAaggtaaattaattaataaaattgttaaactgagtgaaatattaaaatacaattaatataattatattaataaaattactaaaaaaacaattttttttatactaTTATCCATGTTTCCTAACAATTCTCATTTCTACTACTATCCATATTTCCAAACATTACGAAAAggtatttcagttttaaaaactaataaataaaatttgtactattattattatagaaatataattaatgatgtgatgtattattaaagtaatataattaataaaattattaaaaaatatagaaatacaattaatgtaattatattaatgaaattactaaaagaataatatACTCTTTTTATACTACTATTCATGTTTTCCTAACAATTCTTATTTATACTATTATCCATATTTTCAAACATTACGAAAATatacttcaattttaataatatagatattttcaaccattacaaaaaaaatatttcagttttaataatatagatgggATAATCTATGCAAAGCTGAAACATTTACTCAACAACTGATTCCCAATCCAAATCAGAACAGAAGTCTCAACAACTTCGGAATAATTAGTGTATGTTTAAATATGATTTCAAACTAAACTATCATGTAAAGTTTATTGTACCTTTATACTAAACAAACTCATCTCATTCCAAATCAGAACAGAGGTTCCTGCACTCACATCTCAATGAACAACAACACAAACAAATATATCAATATGATGAGTATGTAAAACAAACATACAACAAAACGTTCATTAGATATACAATACAAGAAAATGAagcaaacttttttttcttctggtatctcaatttttttgttttaccacTGTGCACTCAATGATTCTATTTTTCTACCATACTTGAATCTGAGGACAGGTCTTTTCTAAGAGCTTTCAAGCCAACAGAAAAGATTCAATCTCTTCTTCTCAGAGATTCTTCCTCTGTGTTTTGGTTGGCCCTTCTGTTTCCCTCACCATCTCAGGGTTGAAGCAAAGACAGAGAAACATTTTGTTCGGTTTCTTATCAGTCTTTCTCTGTAGAAGAAACACAGCTAGTTTCAGTCTTCACATTACAAACAGAAATGAGAAATGTCTTGTTCTCATGATTTGTTGGAAATTGAAATCTTACCTTTGGGTTCTGATCTTGAGTTTTAGTGTTGCCCATCAAAAGCCTACATCACAAAAAGAAATACAGTATACAATTAGGACAAGAACATAAACTCAAACGCAAACTGAGTCAAGGGTAGAAAACAAATCCGGCTTACTTCAAGAAACTGAATTTGTTCTTCTTCATGGAACTGTGAGTTGCCGGTTTTTCACTGCAAATAAATTACATAGAACAAATCAGAtgcagaaaaaaaatatagagaaaacaATCAAAAGATGCTTTTATTTACCTTATTTTCTGTGAGACAACAAGCTCCATTGCTTTCTTTGGAGCTTCTGATTTATCCATAGACACTGGTGAGATCTTGGTAACagattttctctcttcttctttttctccaaCAGAAGAGCTCTTCTTCAACAACTCTGCATCCTCTATGTGATTCTCATCAAGCACTTCAAGAAGAGCCTTTAAATCATCTGCAATCACAGAGTTATCAACCACAGTGTCTTCTTGTTCCAAGACCACAACAACACTCGTTCTTTCgggttcttcttcatctttctcaATACTCAAAACCGCCTCCTCACCACCCAGGACTAACTCCGTTTCaccactctcttcttcttctttaacctCATCTTTAGTCAATGTCTCCAATGTGTTTAGCAAGACCGCAACACTTTCTGGTTGTTGTTCTTCTTGTTTTGAGTCATCTGAAGCAGCTTTTGCTTTCTTGGCTTCGGCTATTTTCTTGTAATGAGCGTCAAAGAAAGCTTTCTTCTGCGCAACAGATCCAGGTTGAGAATATTTCTCAGCTTCATCGACATACTTCTTGTGCGAGAAGCTTGACCATTTCCCCCACTCAAGATTCTCTGTCATGAATCTACCGAAGGAGACGGATTGGCTAAGCGCATGCATAGTATTATCCTGCAAATTTGTAAAACTTTCTGATGAGTCAAAAGTGTTTCCAATCAAATCATTAGCTAAACCGGAAACCCTTATTCAGAAACTTTCATACAAACACATTAAGATCAGAGAGAAAATCAAGATAATAACTATATTATTTCAAGATCACCATAGGAGGAATCACAAACAAACCTGATGAGTTTCATGACGAGAAAGAGGAGCTGCGAACGAATGTGAATGAAATAGAACTGCAGATTCTCCCATTGCGCCAATcctcaaaacaatatttttctcTCTGAATTATTGTTTTCTCTCTTTGTGTAAGCCAAACGGCTAATAGAATTCGAACGTTCGAAAACAATTCTTTTCTCAGACCAAACACATGTTTTAGAAGACGTTCTGAAACAGTTTTGTTGAAATCTGGGTCccacgaaaaaataaataattggaagaaaaaaaaaattgaaagaggTTAAATTATGAACCTAAGAAGTTTAACAAATTAGATTGTTTTTTGCTACGGTTGTTGACATGAAGTGGTTGAGAATTAAAACAAAAGGAAATTTCtggtgaaaaaaatattaaaatgttatgttcgggaaagaaaaatctaaaaagaTCTGTAATCTTTAAACTGCATTCTAAGtacaattttgatttttagataATAGTAACGCGTTTTAAATctaattttagttattattttacaaaacatttgtttttttatacagTTATATTACATTTATTTAGGGTGGGAAAGAACAAAGTGTAAATTACGGTTGAGTTGAATCTGATGCATGTAACGTTTTTGTTCTTTTGGTACCAAAGAAAACAATTTTACACTACAAGTAATGCTGTTAGAATACATTTACATCACAACCATCAGAGAAAGCAaccatttttcttcttctttggcatctattaataaataaacagaCAGAACTTTGGTTAGAAACTATAAACACAAACGATAAGGGAAAATTCAATCTTCTTATAGTTATTTGTTTGAAATCTTATTATTATCTGAAAGTATGCACCCTAGTCAACGTTCAAAAATCATGGTCTGATTGGTTCATTGGTTCTGTCCGCTTTTTagttcaaattaaaatatattccctccgttttttaatataagtcgttttagagaaatttgtttgttccaaattatatgtcgttttcggttttctatgtaaaatttattaataactaatgttgtatgaccaataataatatatcttctatttttctattggttaaattgtggttaggtaaataattaatgatgtttttgtttagaaaatataagaaattaatggttttcttagtctacgtgcatagctgtaaaacgacttatataaaaaaacggagggagtacattTTAGCTAGCAACCTCCTGCTCCAACATGAAAAAActaatatcaaactgaaaataaattttttttttaaccataaTTGTTAGCTAAATCACTCAAATTTTTTAGtatcaaactaaaataaaattgttagcTATATCACTATAATCactaaattactaaaattgtttattaaattaaaattgttAGTAAATCGTATAAATCAGCTAAAtcactaaaattatttattaaaattaatgatttacctataatcataaaaaatacatgacaaaacaacaaaatcacTTCTTAGATAGATAAATAGATATATTCCCAAATGAATTAAAGCTTGGTTTGATTTTTGAGATACCATATCAAACCGGTTATTTTGCAGAAGAGAAGTatgttgtatattattttttccaacatcACTTTGatattgtttcctttttttgttacaaCTTTGTCTATTTGTGCCAAAGGTTAGAGTATTCATTTAGCTTTTTTCAAATCTTAGAACTATTTATAGATCATGAAAAGCATCACATGAACTCATTTGTTCTTACGTTACCTGATTTGCCGAGGATCAAATAATGGATCTCAAGTAGGGCTGGACGCGGATCGGATATCCGGGTTTTTGAAAGTATTTGTGATTTATTCGTATGTTAcggatatttaatttttcgattTGCTTTGCTTCGGAAAGATACgaatatccaaaaaataaatagatatttgcgGATATTTACGAATACTTACGGATATCTAATCCACTTtgattaatacaaataatcttaaaaaattaatacaaatttattttttaatatttatttttgcatgatatacaaaataaaaactaaaagaaatagtgaaactacatattttgtaaattttaaacttagTTAACAATTATAGTAAcacaaaacttaagaaaaaattataatttttttatatttttttctcttcttttttatgtaattattttatataagtaataatgtgaatataatttgtcaaatcatatgttataataacaattatataaacttatatatttaaaacatgaaGTATAATCaagatgtatatatatttatatatttccgGATCGAAGCGGATATCCGCTTtccaaaattttgatatttgtgatttgcttcgatTTTAacggatattgatttttaatatttgcttTGCTTCAAAAATTTACGGATATCTAGAAATTTCGGATCGAATCGAGACAaataacgaatcgaatcaaatttAACGGATAAAATGTCCGGCCCTAATCTCAAAAACTCAGTTGTGACCCTTACGTGTTAGACGCAATGGTCTTAAGAAGAAATCTTAAAGTATATCAAGCTTTACCTTTACTGGTAGTCTAATAATTGATCATCTGAGAAAgagagaatatttttttatttgcaaGGTGATTAGAGTTAATATATACTaggataagatccgcgccttgcgcgggattaagttattatttttattatattttggagaatgaaacaatagtttggcttcatttggattacgggtgttcaatccgaatatcgggttagtttcggttcggttcggttttttcggtatttggttagtaaaatataactactattctaaatccatatttactttgactttagtctttcacataattttgaaagatttcaactcgacgactaaattgatcaacCAATCTTATtactttaaatcattagtgtatatatatatatattatttagtttgaatatttattaaataaaaattcatatgcgttatattttatgatcatttgtaacttattataacaaaaaaataatttattgatcacaaaattttcagagtgggaatattcaaatttataataatatatagacgttttgaaaaattcaaatataacatataagaaaaaatataaatgtttttattatatatttaatgtgatttttaatatctttcaataatataaaattgaaaaaaagaactaagataccaaaattgttatcaaatatttattattcgtaataattaatattcatatatacgttaatcatattaggtaatttcgtagcttctaattaaggacagtgcaaaaaaaattttggtagattatttatcaattcgatagttagtttaataaaaaatataatgtaagtcaagatggaccaacctatttttctaagaatagtatattttatatagtcgtttattaaatgagaatttataatcatacagttctatgatcattcatatcattttataactgaatatttaaatcatcgataacaaaattttcaatgtgaaatctttaataagtttataatttataaatgtttttgaaaattcattgaaagctttaatattaaaatatttatgtaatcttatggtgtatagtataatctatatatatatatatatatatatatataaatatatatgttttattattaaatgatattttttactcatatggttttaaaataatgtgtatcttcttataatattaaataaaagttcatattaatacaattttatgatcatttgtaacttattatgacaaaaaaaaaatctattgatcacaaaattttcagagtggggatcttcaaatttctaataatttatagacgttttgaaaaatttaaaatataacatataagaaaaattataaatgtttttattatatatttaatgtgatttttaaatatattttaatattataaaattaaaaaaagaactaagatacaaaaattgttatcaaatatttattattcattataattaattttcacatatatgttaatcatattaggtaatttcgtagcttttatttaaggaaagtgcaaaacattttttggtacgttatttatcaattcgatagttagtttaataaaaagtgtaatataagttaagatagaccaacctatttttctaggaatagtatattttgtatagttatttattaaatatgaatttataatcatacggttctatgatcgttcatatcgttttataaaaaatatttaaatcatcgataacaaaattttcaatctgaaatctttaataactttataatttataaatgtttttgaaaattcattgaaagttttaatattaaaatatttatgtaatcttatggtatatagtgtttaatatatatatatatatatatatatatattttattattaaatgatattttttactcatatggttttaaaatcatgtgtatcttcttataataaaaatgttaaaccattgatcattaatttttaacataataattttaatagttttagtcatttattgtcgtttttaaaaattcaaaatataacatatacgaaaaaatctaaattttatttttatagctaatttgattgtttaatttattttaataatataaaattaaacaaaaaatgatggaggagatatacattgttatcaaatctttattattaaactcattaattgtcatatatatattagtcctttatggtaattccgtaggttttatttaaggaaagaaaatatcatatcatatcattatatcatatagtttgaccaacttatatatctaacaacatataaaaatcgaatgtggacctacttatttttcaattgaatgtaattgactacctaattgagtgacacctatgcattggagcctcttttaattaatacaaaattgaggttacattttttcaaatgttcctcaattaatatataagggatgtgaTTTGCAAATCCTCCATagcaatattatataattttttaacattttagtgAGTTATGCTAATATTGTTACTTAAGAGTTCAATAGTGTTTATTGCAATTTGATTTTTGGTCAAATAATAAAGTTTGCTTTTCTCTAACGAAGGCATAAAATGTGTAAAATTGACATTTATACCAACTTAATCATGACTCGCCAAAGAAGAAGTTTGACTATTTTCTTCATAATGGTGCATAAACAAAGTTATGAATTCTCGATCAAAGCAACGTATAAATGATCACAAATTTCTAACAGACAGGCTTAACAATAGATCTCTTAATCTGCCTAATACATCCGtgtatttgtgtatatataggGGCATGATGCGATAATTGTAAACATGCAGATGGTGAAATGGAGGTTCAGGAAACTAAAACGTTAAAACAATATAGCAACAAGCAGAAAATACTGCTGGTCGGAGAAGGAGACTTTTCATTTTCTCTGTCTCTAGGCAGAGCCTTTGGTTCAGCCTCCAACATCACTACGTCTTCCCTTGACAGTCGAGGTACTAAAAATAGTATTCATCTTATATAGTATTTTGTTACATTAATAATCGAACTTGGGTTGCTAATGAGTTATTATAAATGGTGTAGTTGATGTAAATCGTAAGTACACATATGGAAAGCAGAACGTGGAAGAGTTGGAACGACTCGGAGG belongs to Brassica rapa cultivar Chiifu-401-42 chromosome A07, CAAS_Brap_v3.01, whole genome shotgun sequence and includes:
- the LOC103850192 gene encoding protein WVD2-like 7: MGESAVLFHSHSFAAPLSRHETHQDNTMHALSQSVSFGRFMTENLEWGKWSSFSHKKYVDEAEKYSQPGSVAQKKAFFDAHYKKIAEAKKAKAASDDSKQEEQQPESVAVLLNTLETLTKDEVKEEEESGETELVLGGEEAVLSIEKDEEEPERTSVVVVLEQEDTVVDNSVIADDLKALLEVLDENHIEDAELLKKSSSVGEKEEERKSVTKISPVSMDKSEAPKKAMELVVSQKISEKPATHSSMKKNKFSFLKLLMGNTKTQDQNPKRKTDKKPNKMFLCLCFNPEMVRETEGPTKTQRKNL